A genomic segment from Necator americanus strain Aroian chromosome III, whole genome shotgun sequence encodes:
- a CDS encoding hypothetical protein (NECATOR_CHRIII.G9235.T1), with protein sequence MGALMDASWCSMALATVLLTLHRLTWTVFPFRAKRILPHNISQMFALMLWTFYGAMLAINLTPYSAMRFRKDWISWYYDRDLPFSTFFLHLHIVCTYASVIVSTLVYIVVFAVLLQGQSQARKLREMRMTLLVFSFCAYQIVCFIIWEFVLPALDYNYYVSFVSLIMWVIWNGASAILYMMFSVSFRRDLKKLILSTGCCGSGITVNVVLPASPRIETPRRATMID encoded by the exons ATGGGCGCTCTTATGGATGCATCGTGGTGTTCGATGGCACTTGCTACGGTGTTGCTCACACTTCATCGTCTGACGTGGACTGTATTTCCATTTCGAGCAAAGCGTATTCTTCCTCACAACATTTCCCAA ATGTTTGCACTAATGTTGTGGACTTTCTATGGAGCAATGTTGGCGATCAACCTCACACCGTATTCAGCCATGCGCTTTAGGAAAGATTGGATCTCGTGGTACTATGACAGAG ACCTGCCGTTCtctaccttttttcttcatctgcaCATAGTTTGCACATATGCATCAGTTATTGTCAGTACATTAGTTTACATAGTGGTGTTCGCAGTTTTGTTGCAA gGGCAATCTCAAGCACGGAAACTCCGTGAGATGCGCATGACATTATTG GTGTTTTCCTTTTGTGCATACCAAATTGTCTGTTTTATCATTTGGGAGTTTGTTCTACCCGCATTAGACTACAATTACTACGTTTCATTTGTGAGCTTAATCATGTGGGTGATTTGGAACGGTGCCAGTGCCATACTCTACATGATGTTCAGCGT tTCCTTTCGACGGGACCTAAAGAAATTGATTCTATCCACAGGATGTTGCGGGAGTGGTATAACGGTGAACGTGGTGCTTCCTGCTAGTCCACGCATTGAAACGCCAAGACGAGCGACAATGATTGACTAG